The following DNA comes from Paenibacillus crassostreae.
AGGACAAGAGAATGTTTCGATTGTCATGGATTGTGCTAGCGATACTCTTGATCGGGTATTTTGTCAGTGGATTATTGCATATCCCAGTTTCTTTTATTGCAGGAATCATTGCAATTTTCTTCTTACTAATGGCAAGAAGAAGTCCTTATGTACAGACGAAGGAAGTTATTAAAGGAGCCCCATGGGCAATTGTATTCTTTTCCATTGGAATGTATGTAGTTGTGTATGGATTACGAAATGCTGGATTAACCGATTTGTTGGCAGATGTAATCCAATCTGTAGCTGATCAAGGTTTATTCGCAGCAACCATGGGGATGGGCTTCATAGCAGCTGTAACTTCATCTATTATGAATAACATGCCAACGGTGATGATTGATGCTCTCGCTATTGATGCTACGAATACAACGGGAGTGATTAGAGAAGCACTGATCTATGCGAATGTCATTGGTTCTGATTTAGGACCAAAGATTACACCAATTGGCTCATTAGCAACTCTATTATGGCTACATGTATTAGCTTCTAAGAATGTGAAGATTTCTTGGGGGACGTATTTTAGAACGGGAATTATATTGACGATACCAACATTGTTTATTACTTTGCTAGGTCTGTATCTATGGTTAATGATTCATTAATTGATGTTAAGAGGAGAGATTGTTTTGGATAAGCAAACATTATACTTTTTATGCACTGGTAACTCTTGCCGTAGTCAGATGGCTGAAGGATGGGCGAAGAAATATTTAGGGGACACTTGGAATATTTATAGCGCAGGAATTGAGGCGCATGGATTAAATCCCAAAGCTGTGAAAGCCATGAGTGAGGTAGCTATTGATATCTCTGAGCAAACATCCGACATAATAGATTCTAATCTACTGAACAATGCAGATTTAGTTGTTACTTTATGTGGGGATGCAGCGGATAAATGTCCAGTTACGCCACCACAAGTGAAACGTGAGCACTGGGGATTTGATGATCCAGCGAAGGCACAAGGAACGGATGAAGAGAAATGGGGAGTATTCCAACAAGTTCGAGATCAGATTGGAGAGCGAATTCAACAATTCGCCAAGACAGGTCAATAGGAATGCGATAGTTGTATAATAAGAAAATCAAAATAACTCCACCGATGTCTCTAGTCATTAATATGAGTCATGGTGGAGTTTTTAGTCATTATAGAAAAAGTTATTGTCCATGAACAGAAAGAATAATGAATGCACTATAAAATAAGGAATAAAAGACTCCAATTCCAACAAAGACAAGAAATACTTGGCTTTCACGTTTGCTTTTAGGGGTTATCATATAAAGTCAGCTCCTTATCATTAAAGTTACAAATGTGAACTTTCTGTGACTTTGTATTAATTATTGAACATTTTGTGACAGAAATCAATCTGTATTTGAGAATGGTTGGAAACGGATTCAACAATATCATCAAAATTAATGAAGATTTACAGGGTTATATATCCAAGCTACTCACCTTTATTATTCATTTAATATAAGCAGGAGGTGAGATCATGAAAAAGACAGTAACTATTAAAAGAACAAGTGCACAGATTAAAAAGGTAAGAGTCATCGCCAATAAAGGTAAGGCAACACAAAATCTAGGAGATGGTTTTTTTCGGTTTGTCTATAACCGCACGATAACTCCAAACACTTTCTTCACATTTACTTTTAGTGGAGGTACTTTGAAGCCAGTGAGTGGGGGATGGTGGATTGATAGAAGTAACTCATTACCTGCGTATGCTACTGCCAATTACTCACTAAATGATAATCAATGGGTGGTAGTGGTCTATAACCCTACTACAGTGACAAGACGAATCGCATTTACGTTTATAGCTAAAACATAAATCATAAATTCAGCAGGAGTTCTACGATAGGAGAAGGAGGCACCTTCCAAGCGGGAGATGCCTTCTTTTTATGGTGAAAAATCAATCATAATCCATATATGCCCATAAACATTTATCATGCTTTGAATACAATACCTTATCTCAATGGGAAAAGGTGATGGGTATTGGCTACTTTTTCAACAGCACATGCGATGAAGAAGCGTATAGCTAGAAGTATGTTAACAAGATCGGATGTTCATGGAATTGGTGTAGGATATAAGGACCCTAATGATCCTAAGAAAGGTGCTGCGGTCATTATTTATTCTAATAAAAATTCATCCACGTTCCTCGGACATTCTTCAAGGCTTACTACAAAGGTGAAGGGTAAAGCAACAACCGTGCCTGTGCGGATTGTAAAGTCAGGCAAGTTACGTTCCTTTGTAGACTATAAAAGCAGAATAAGACCTGTTCCTGCCGGATACAGTATCGGGACTACAGGTGGTTCAGGAACCGTTGGGTTAATCGTCACGAATGTTCCTAATGCCAAGCAGCGCTATATACTTAGCAATAATCATGTGTTGAATCCTACAAATTCCAGTGCCAACACAGAGACGATCCAGCCAGGCGGAGCGGATGGGGGACAATCGGGAAGAGATCGTGTTGGTCGATTATCAAGGTACGTTCAGTTAAGACAAAATCAAAACAATAGAGTGGACGTGGCACTTTCAACTCCTGTAAGAAATAGATTATTAAGTCCTAGCTACGCCACAGTGGGTATTCTTCCTGGGTATGTTACCACATATCGTGTAGGTGAACGACTGAAGAAGGTTGGTCGTACAACTGGATTAGTCTCAGGGATTGTGGATTCCGTGGATACAGATATTCTAGTCGATTATGGTGAAAGTATAGGTGTGCTTAAGTTTGTGAATCAAACGGTTATTCGGGGGGTTAACCCTGTTTCTTTACCGGGAGATTCTGGCTCTGTATGGCTAAGACAGGTGGATAATTATGCTGCAGCAGTGAATTACGCAGGTAGCGCGGACGGCATGACCTCGATTGCTTTTCCTGTGAATTGGGCGATGCAGATCTTCAGAACAGGAATTGCAAGGAAGGTTGGAACAGGAAAGATCAAACGTGTGAAGACCAATAAGTCACCACTAGCTTATGTACGGCAGCTTACACCGAAGGAACTAACAAGGTTGAAGGTTCTTCAAGTAAGAAGAATAAAGAAATAAGGATACAATACCTGGCTCATGTAGCTGGGTTTTTGTGGTGTAATGATGGACAGGTATAAATAGGGGAACTATACTATAAGAATTGTGAACAAGTGTATGTGAAGACATACCAAGGGAGTTAGTGATGAAGAATCTGCTAGTAACAGGTTACCGTGCACATGAGCTTAATATTTATGATCAAAAGCATAAGGGCATCTCCTATATACAAAAGGCTATGGTTAGAAAGTTAGTTCCTCTCATTGAAGATGGACTGGAGTGGATTATTACTCCGGGACAGTATGGGGTTGATTTATGGGCGTGTGAAGTAGTAATTTCGTTGAAAAGACAATATCCTCATCTGAGATGTTCTATTATTACGGCATTTGTGAATCAAGAGGAGAAATGGAAAGAAGATAAGAAGGAGTACTATAATCAAATCCTGAGAGATGTGGATTATTACGCTGCTGTTAGCAACCAACCCTATAGTGGTAGCTGGCAATTCACAGCAAGAGATGACTTATTGCTAAGGAAAACAGAGGGTATTCTACTGCTGTATGATGAGGATTCTGGTGAGGGAAGCCCTAAATATATGAAAGAGAAAGCCTTAAAGAGGCAACAACAAGAAGGATATGTATATATGAATATTTGCTCGGAGGATATCCAAAGTATAGCGGACGAAGAAACCTATGAGATGGACTAAATAAAATAGGTAGTAGTGGTTTTCTGATTAAAGTCTGACGGGATGTTGTTTTGCGGTATAATAGATAAAGAGCTTGAAAATTTATGCTCCACCCGAGAGGGATATGAAAGGATGAAAATATGCTAACTATTACGAATCACACTGTCAAATTAATAAAGGACCCGTTCAATATTTTGACCGGACAACGTTACGAATTCATTCTTGAGATTGATGTAGCAGAGGATGATGAATTGTATTTAGAGAACGGCTTAAATGTTAGAGTTATTTATACAGTTGACGAAAGTCGAAGCGGGATCGTGAAATATGAGCTTTTGGAAAGAACATCAGAGGCTTATGTCGAATTTGATTTAGAAGATGATGAGATTGAAGTGGTAGATGCTTATTGCAAAGCATATTTAGCTGAGTAATTTAGGTCATGTCCTAGGTTGTTAAAGGTGAAATTTAGGGCATACTAGTCACAATCTTGCTAGAGGAGGGAAAGCATGCATCGGAATATTCAATCCGTACCATTTGGTTATGAGCCTCCAGTGGAGAAACGTAAAGGTACATTAATTTACTATGATACTTTTGAGCAGACGACAGAGGTAGAATTAGATCTTGCAGTGAAGAGTATGGAGCATTATTCATTTGATAAGCTCGTTCTGTACCCTTTGCACGAGGAAACGGTTAGACGGATGTTGAATGAACCGGTAAGTGCTTTTCACAAGCGAGAAAAAAGACTATTTCAATGGAGAAACGAACGAAATTACACGCAAGTAGTCGTTGAAGGTTTGGAAGGTAAGAGAAAAAAATACACTCCGATGGATTCTGCACTTCGATTAATCGAAGAGAAGTATAAATCCCCATATTTTCTGTACATAACGCCAGAGACAGCTAATTTATTTGCCTCGTACTCATCTTTTGAGGAATGGATCGTGAAAATTCGACTCTTATTAAATGCAGAACCTACTGTTTTACATCCAATGCTTGAGAGATATCAACATCGTTGGGCTGTGAATAACTTATTATAAGTTTATTATGAGAGGCATATTGTATGTTAGCGGTGTTGTTACCAACAGAATTGTGAATAACTATGTTCATAATGTTTATAACTAAGCAATAAATGTGAGTAATTTAACTGAAATGTGAATAAGTTGTTAACAATTGTGGATAACTAAAATTAACCGCTACAATATATCCGATGTTTATACGAAAAACTCAATCTTCAAATAGGTTGAGTTTTTTTACATTCTAATGATGTATCTAACCAAAATAAAAACTATAATAATAGGTAGGTGAAACTAGAAGGAGGATAAGTTTGTGAAGAAGATCATTAATTTTGCACATCGAGGTGCATCAGCAGTATGTCCTGAGAATACAATGGTATCATTTATAAAAAGTCTTGAATTAGGTGCTACAGGGATTGAAACAGATGTGCAAATGACGAATGATGGACAGCTTGTCTTGATTCATGATGAAGCTATCAATCGAACTACGAATGGTAAGGGCTACATTAAAGATATGACCTATGATGAAATATCTAAGTTAGATGCAGGCTCTTGGTTCGGGGAATCATTTGCAGGAGAACATATCCCCACTTTAGTTGAACTATTGGAACTTCTACGAGAAGGAGATACGATCCTAAATATTGAATTGAAAAATGGAATATTTATGTATCCTGGTATGGAGGATAAAGTCATCAACCTAGTTCGCCAATATGGCATGGCGGAGCGAGTTGTACTCTCTAGCTTTAACCATTACTCTTTAGCATATTGTAAATCCATCGCCCCAGAGATCCGGACAGGGGTATTGTATATGGAAGGGTTGTATAGACCTTGGGATTATGCCTCTTCAGTTGGTGCAGATGCACTACACGCAATTCATTTTGCAGTATTGCCAGAGTTCGTCGCAGATGCTAAGAAACATGGCATCGATTATCATCCGTTTACTGTAAATGATGCTGATCGAATGAAGTTTTTGATTGAAGCGGGTGTTTCCGGAATTATTACCGATTACCCTGATATACTAGCTGAACTATTATCTCAAAGAGGAGTGTGAGTGTGTGAAGAGAACATGGCTACTCGGGTTTGGATTTTTCAGTATTAGTATTACATGGGCATTATATAATGCATTTGTTCCATTTTTCCTCGAGAATTATGTGCAAAGTATAGCACTTGTTGGATTTTTGATGACGATCGATAATTATTTTGCCTTGTTCCTGCAACCATGGATAGGGAACCGTAGCGATCGTACTAGAAGTCGTTATGGTAGAAGAATGCCTTATTTGTTAATTGGGATGCCATTAGCTGCAGTCTTAACGGCCTTAATTCCTTTTCATACAGGATTATTTACGCTGCTATTATTCATGATCCTCATGAACCTTGCAATGAGCTTATATCGCTCACCGACCGTTGCTCTTATGCCTGATATTACCCCAGAGACCGGACGTACAAAGGCGAATGGTATTATCAATTTTATGGGTGGGGTTGGTTCAATCATTGCATTTGGTGTGGGTTCTATGTTGTATGATGTTCATAAATCTGCACCATTTATTGCTGCGGGAATCGTAACATTAATCTGCCTTCTGGTCGTTAATCGTTCCATTAAAGAAGAGAGAGATGGAGTGAATGTACATACTGAACAATCTGTTATTGCAAAAAAACCTCGTATTTCGTTAAAAAAGCAGCTTGATCGTACGACGTTGTTTCTACTAGCAGCTATATTCTTCTGGTTCGTTGCTTATCAAGGTGTGGAAACATTGTTCACACTATATGGTAAAAATCATCTTGGGCTGAGCGAGAATGCCTCTTCTTTCTCACTTACGTTCTTCTCGTTAGCCTTTGTTCTTTTTGCGATTCCAAGTGGATTTCTAGGTAAGCGATTCGGTAAGAAAAAGATGATTATGATCGGTATTTGTGGTCTGTTTACGGTGTTTGCTTTAGTTACCCTTGTAGAGGATTTACTTATGTTACGTCTTGTGCTACTCATAGGTGGGATGTTCTGGGCCTGCATTAATATCAATTCTTATCCGTTTATTATTTCGACTGGTAAAGAGGAGAGTATTGGAACACGAACAGGATTATATTACTTGGTCTCTTCATTAGCTGCCATAACCTCTCCACCTTTATTGGGTAAGATGATCGATAGTTTTGGTTATTCTATATTGTTCTACTCTGCATCAGTAAGTATGCTAATGGCATTGGTTTGTATGTTGATGGTTAAGCAAGATAATGAGTCTTTAAATGTATCGGATAATGGATTATCCCAATAATTTGACACTCTATATAGAACATTTTAAATAAATCTCTGTAAAGTAATTGGAATAAGAAGGTTTTGACGTTATAATATCAGTATTAGAGGATAATCAATCTTGATTATTTTTATTGAATACGAGAAGGAGAGAATAAATTTTATGACGAAAGTACTTATTTTTGGACACAAAAATCCAGACACAGACACAATTTGCTCTGCAATTGCTTATGCGGAATTAAAGAATGCAATAGGTGTAGATGCAGAAGCCGTACGCTTGGGTAATATCAGTGGTGAAACACAATACGCACTGGACTATTTCAAAGTGGATGCACCTCGCTTAGTTGAGACGGTATCGAATGAAGTAGAAGATGTTATTTTGGTTGACCATAATGAACGCCAACAAAGCGCGAGTGACATTGACAAAGTTCGTGTCGTTGAGGTCATTGACCATCACCGTATAGCGAATTTTGAGACAAGTCATCCATTGTATTACCGTGCTGAACCTGTTGGCTGTACGGCGACTATTTTAAATAAAATATATAAGGAAAAGGGTGTAGCTGTTCGTAAAGAAGTAGCAGGATTAATGTTATCTGCAATTATTTCGGATTCGCTTCTCTTGAAATCGCCAACTTGCACGGACGAAGATGTAGCAGCAGCTAAGGAATTAGCTGAGATTGCAGGAGTTAATTTAGAAAGTTATGGACTTGAGATGCTAAAGGCAGGTGCCGATCTTAGTGACAAGACAATTGCCGAATTGATCTCACTTGATGCTAAAGAATTCCAGATGGGAAATTATAAAGTTGAGATTGCACAAGTAAATGCTGTAGATACCAATGACGTAATAACTCGTCAAGTTGAATTAGAAGCTGCGTTGTCTGCTGTTATAGCGGAGAAAGGGTTGGATCTATTCGTATTCGTTGTAACGGATATTCTAAATAATGATTCCATTGCCTTAGCACTTGGTAAAGTAAGCCATGCTGTTGAGCAAGCTTACAGCGTTCAATTAGTTGATAATAAAGCTCTTCTTAAAGGTGTAGTATCCCGTAAATCACAGATTGTTCCTGTATTAACTGAAATTTTGAATAAATTGTAATTTATAAATTAAGAAAGCGCAGTTATAGCCGTAATTTGGCTTGACTGCGTTTTTTCGAAATATAAGATATAAAGTATAAGTTTTACGTTATACTTTATATCTTATATTTCTTGCTTAAACACTTACCGTCCTTATAAGGACGCCGAAGGCGTTTATGCTTGTGATGATATATAAGATAGATCTAGTAAGTTTGCAAAAGAATTATTATTCGGTAAAATGTAGTGTAGGATAAATGATCTTGTCATGAACGGATCAACCTCAGGAGGAATAACATAATGGAAAGAATTCAAACAGAAGAACAGTACCGTCAATTGACACAGGATGATGAATGGACTGTCGTTAAATATGATGCTACTTGGTGCCCCGATTGTAAAACATTAGATAAATTTATGGATAGTATTATTGAGAATAATGCCGATAAACGATTTTACGCATTGGATGTTGAGCAGTTCCCGAATGTATCTGAAGAGAATGATGTAAGAGGGATTCCAAGTTTATTGGTATATCGGAATGGTGAGAAAATTGCACATTTGCATAGTAAATTTGCCAAGACTCCTGCACAGATCACGGAATATTTAGACGCAATTAAGTAATGAATTCAGCGTTGGTTGCTGATATGACAAATACCTTCCCTCAGTATAAATTTGAGAGGAAGGTGTTTTTTGTTGGGATATATAATCAACGATAGTGTCAAAATAGTTTTTTAGCTGTGATATGATGGTGTTGAGGTGAACGATATGTGGAGTTTCTTTCTCCTAAAAACGAATAACATTCAAATAAAGAATAAACTTATCTATTCATATATTATTGTTGTCATGGTTCCCGTTATCATTATAGGTGTTATGGTGATCGGTTATTCTAAACAGTTAGCATTAGATAGTGCAATTGCTCAGATGTCAAATAACGTAGATAGGGTTCGCAATCAAATGGAGAATATGCTGAGAGTGCCTATTGATATATCCAATAAATTATACTTAGACGGAGATTTACAGTCGATAGTGAATAGAAGTTATGAGAACGACATAGAGTTATTCCAAGCTTATCAAGGGTATAAGGAGTTCGCAGAGCTTACTGGGCTCTACACAGAAATTAGCGGAATTCGATTCTACCATCATAATGAAACAATGAGTGATAATCTGGATTTCACTCATATTGACGATAATATTACAGAGACAGAGTGGTATAAGACCGTGGGGACAAGTAATGGAATTGGTTGGTTTTATATGAAGGATAAAGACTCAACGTCAGAGGAGAAGCTAAGTTTAGTTCGACGTATAAGATTTAGTGAATACCCTACACAAGGTGTACTCGTTATTTCTCTGAATCAGAATCGTTTGAATTCAATTTTGAGTAACGAGCCTTTTGAGACGATGATCGCGGATGACAGTGGCTATATTGTAGCAGCTAAGAACCCAGATTTAGTAGGTAAGACACTTGCGGAGCGAGATTTGAATTTTAGCATATCGGAGGCAAGCAAGGATACCTTCGAGGCAGAGGTTAATGGTATACCTTCTAACATTGTTGTAAGTGAACTAACGTTGGAATCTAGTCGTAATGGGCTTAATATCGTCTCTGTATTCTCAACCGAGAGTATTACGAAAGCTTCACAGCGAATTGGGTGGATTGGACTGGTGCTTATTGCCGCGGTTCTAGCATTAGCATTAGGACTTGTTTATATTATATCTCAACTGATTACAAGTAGATTACTTCATCTTAGCAGGCAGTTGAACAAAGTAGCGAGAGGTGATTTCTCCGTTACTTCTGAAATTGATGGTAACGATGAGATAGCACAACTCTCAAGACAATTCAATTATATGGTTATGAGTATTAATGATTTAATGAATCAAGTTTATGAGACGAATGAAATAAATAATAAGTTAGAGATTGCTCAGAAAGAGATCAGACTTAAAATGATGGCTAGTCAAATTAATCCTCACTTTCTATTTAATGTTCTGGAGTCAGTTCGAATGAAAGCCCATATTAATGGGGAAAAGGAAATTGCTTATATTGTTAGGCTATTGGGTAAATTAATGAGAAAAAGCTTAGAAATCGGTGAAGGCAGGACTACGGTAAAAGAAGAAATGGAAATGGTACGTTCTTATTTGGAAATTCAAAAATTCAGATATCAGGATCGGATGAATTTCGAATTATTGATGGATCCAGATGCAAAAGATGTATTTATATTACCTCTTATTATTCAACCACTCGTCGAGAATGGGATTATTCATGGTCTTGAAAGCAAAGAAGTTAATGCGCTTCTAACTGTGAGATGCTGGATAGCTAATAACGAATTGAATATCGAAGTGAAGGACAACGGGCAAGGAATTTCACCTGAGAACTTACGGAAAATTCAGGATTCTTTAGAATGGGACGAAGTGGAAGGGGCTCGAATTGGACTACGAAATATTCACCAAAGACTTAAGTTATTTTATGGAGATGAGCATGGTTTAGTTATTGTTAGCGAGCTTGGAATAGGTACAACGATATTATTTAATGTACCGATTGGGGGAGATAGCTTTGTTTAATGTATTAATTGTAGATGATGAGCCTTCTATTCGTGAAGGGTTAAAGACGATTATTAATTGGGAAGAGTGCGGTTATAAAGTGATCGATACTGCATCAAATGGAAGGGAAGCATTGGCTAAATTTCAACAATTGCGACCTGACCTCACTATCATTGATATACGGATGCCTGGAATGACTGGACTTGAAGTGATCGGCCAAATACGTCAGGAATATAGTAGCGGAAGATTCTTAATTCTAAGTGGATATGCCGACTTTGATTATGCTAAAAGAGCGATTGTTTTTGGTGTAGACGGTTATTTACTCAAACCAGTGGATGAAGATGAATTGGTGGATGAATTGCAACGAATCCACTTATCACTATCCAAAGGTAGAGAGTTGCAGCAACGGAATGCAGAAGATGATCATTATTTGCGTTCACACATGGTGGAGGATTTCCTTTTTCATGAGAGCGAGCAAGGGAATTATGATAATGTTGTGAATTTGGGACTTCTATGGAATTCATTTCAAATCATTTTAATTGAAGTTCATGGTCAAGCTTTCGGGGGATCTATGTATTTAAATGCACTCAAAGGAAAATTAACGGAGTATTTTGAGCAAACTGAACGAGCAATCGTTTTTTCAGCAGGGACTAATATAGGATTATTATTAAATGATATCGTGGAGGGAGAGCAACGAGCTGAGGCATTGTATGAGGAACTTTCTAAGATAACGATGGATTGGGGCTGGGATGTCTACGCTGCAGCCGGACAAGCAGTCAAAGAAATAGGAGAATTAGGTACATCATATAGCAGTGCAACCGAGTTACTTCATTATCGCTTTCTTTTTGAGCATAAACGAGTAATGCTTATCGATGACCTTCAGGTAATGCGGGTAAAATTTGATAATCAACTTGTTGTAAGTCAGGTAGACGAGATTGAGTTATCAGATAAGCTATACTATGCCTTGGACATCCGGAGTAAAGAAGCTGTTTGGCGTGTAATGGAAGAGATTGAACAGCGGATTGTGAGTATAAGAAGCTCAGAACAAACGATGAAATCTTTATATGTTCAGATCCTTACTATCGTAATGAATAAGCTATCTAATAGTAATCCTGAGTTGAATCCAATTATTCAGCAATACTCTGTATTTATTTCAGGCTTGTATCAACAAGATACGTTGAAGGAATTGAGACAGCTAACGATTGATCACCTTAGTAACTTAATAGATAGATTAGGTGGTATCAGTAAGGACACCGTGC
Coding sequences within:
- the arsC gene encoding arsenate reductase (thioredoxin), producing MDKQTLYFLCTGNSCRSQMAEGWAKKYLGDTWNIYSAGIEAHGLNPKAVKAMSEVAIDISEQTSDIIDSNLLNNADLVVTLCGDAADKCPVTPPQVKREHWGFDDPAKAQGTDEEKWGVFQQVRDQIGERIQQFAKTGQ
- a CDS encoding S1 family peptidase; translation: MATFSTAHAMKKRIARSMLTRSDVHGIGVGYKDPNDPKKGAAVIIYSNKNSSTFLGHSSRLTTKVKGKATTVPVRIVKSGKLRSFVDYKSRIRPVPAGYSIGTTGGSGTVGLIVTNVPNAKQRYILSNNHVLNPTNSSANTETIQPGGADGGQSGRDRVGRLSRYVQLRQNQNNRVDVALSTPVRNRLLSPSYATVGILPGYVTTYRVGERLKKVGRTTGLVSGIVDSVDTDILVDYGESIGVLKFVNQTVIRGVNPVSLPGDSGSVWLRQVDNYAAAVNYAGSADGMTSIAFPVNWAMQIFRTGIARKVGTGKIKRVKTNKSPLAYVRQLTPKELTRLKVLQVRRIKK
- a CDS encoding SLOG family protein; this translates as MKNLLVTGYRAHELNIYDQKHKGISYIQKAMVRKLVPLIEDGLEWIITPGQYGVDLWACEVVISLKRQYPHLRCSIITAFVNQEEKWKEDKKEYYNQILRDVDYYAAVSNQPYSGSWQFTARDDLLLRKTEGILLLYDEDSGEGSPKYMKEKALKRQQQEGYVYMNICSEDIQSIADEETYEMD
- a CDS encoding DUF6509 family protein is translated as MLTITNHTVKLIKDPFNILTGQRYEFILEIDVAEDDELYLENGLNVRVIYTVDESRSGIVKYELLERTSEAYVEFDLEDDEIEVVDAYCKAYLAE
- a CDS encoding glycerophosphodiester phosphodiesterase, with translation MKKIINFAHRGASAVCPENTMVSFIKSLELGATGIETDVQMTNDGQLVLIHDEAINRTTNGKGYIKDMTYDEISKLDAGSWFGESFAGEHIPTLVELLELLREGDTILNIELKNGIFMYPGMEDKVINLVRQYGMAERVVLSSFNHYSLAYCKSIAPEIRTGVLYMEGLYRPWDYASSVGADALHAIHFAVLPEFVADAKKHGIDYHPFTVNDADRMKFLIEAGVSGIITDYPDILAELLSQRGV
- a CDS encoding SLC45 family MFS transporter; the protein is MKRTWLLGFGFFSISITWALYNAFVPFFLENYVQSIALVGFLMTIDNYFALFLQPWIGNRSDRTRSRYGRRMPYLLIGMPLAAVLTALIPFHTGLFTLLLFMILMNLAMSLYRSPTVALMPDITPETGRTKANGIINFMGGVGSIIAFGVGSMLYDVHKSAPFIAAGIVTLICLLVVNRSIKEERDGVNVHTEQSVIAKKPRISLKKQLDRTTLFLLAAIFFWFVAYQGVETLFTLYGKNHLGLSENASSFSLTFFSLAFVLFAIPSGFLGKRFGKKKMIMIGICGLFTVFALVTLVEDLLMLRLVLLIGGMFWACININSYPFIISTGKEESIGTRTGLYYLVSSLAAITSPPLLGKMIDSFGYSILFYSASVSMLMALVCMLMVKQDNESLNVSDNGLSQ
- a CDS encoding manganese-dependent inorganic pyrophosphatase translates to MTKVLIFGHKNPDTDTICSAIAYAELKNAIGVDAEAVRLGNISGETQYALDYFKVDAPRLVETVSNEVEDVILVDHNERQQSASDIDKVRVVEVIDHHRIANFETSHPLYYRAEPVGCTATILNKIYKEKGVAVRKEVAGLMLSAIISDSLLLKSPTCTDEDVAAAKELAEIAGVNLESYGLEMLKAGADLSDKTIAELISLDAKEFQMGNYKVEIAQVNAVDTNDVITRQVELEAALSAVIAEKGLDLFVFVVTDILNNDSIALALGKVSHAVEQAYSVQLVDNKALLKGVVSRKSQIVPVLTEILNKL
- a CDS encoding thioredoxin family protein, with protein sequence MERIQTEEQYRQLTQDDEWTVVKYDATWCPDCKTLDKFMDSIIENNADKRFYALDVEQFPNVSEENDVRGIPSLLVYRNGEKIAHLHSKFAKTPAQITEYLDAIK
- a CDS encoding sensor histidine kinase, yielding MWSFFLLKTNNIQIKNKLIYSYIIVVMVPVIIIGVMVIGYSKQLALDSAIAQMSNNVDRVRNQMENMLRVPIDISNKLYLDGDLQSIVNRSYENDIELFQAYQGYKEFAELTGLYTEISGIRFYHHNETMSDNLDFTHIDDNITETEWYKTVGTSNGIGWFYMKDKDSTSEEKLSLVRRIRFSEYPTQGVLVISLNQNRLNSILSNEPFETMIADDSGYIVAAKNPDLVGKTLAERDLNFSISEASKDTFEAEVNGIPSNIVVSELTLESSRNGLNIVSVFSTESITKASQRIGWIGLVLIAAVLALALGLVYIISQLITSRLLHLSRQLNKVARGDFSVTSEIDGNDEIAQLSRQFNYMVMSINDLMNQVYETNEINNKLEIAQKEIRLKMMASQINPHFLFNVLESVRMKAHINGEKEIAYIVRLLGKLMRKSLEIGEGRTTVKEEMEMVRSYLEIQKFRYQDRMNFELLMDPDAKDVFILPLIIQPLVENGIIHGLESKEVNALLTVRCWIANNELNIEVKDNGQGISPENLRKIQDSLEWDEVEGARIGLRNIHQRLKLFYGDEHGLVIVSELGIGTTILFNVPIGGDSFV
- a CDS encoding response regulator transcription factor — protein: MFNVLIVDDEPSIREGLKTIINWEECGYKVIDTASNGREALAKFQQLRPDLTIIDIRMPGMTGLEVIGQIRQEYSSGRFLILSGYADFDYAKRAIVFGVDGYLLKPVDEDELVDELQRIHLSLSKGRELQQRNAEDDHYLRSHMVEDFLFHESEQGNYDNVVNLGLLWNSFQIILIEVHGQAFGGSMYLNALKGKLTEYFEQTERAIVFSAGTNIGLLLNDIVEGEQRAEALYEELSKITMDWGWDVYAAAGQAVKEIGELGTSYSSATELLHYRFLFEHKRVMLIDDLQVMRVKFDNQLVVSQVDEIELSDKLYYALDIRSKEAVWRVMEEIEQRIVSIRSSEQTMKSLYVQILTIVMNKLSNSNPELNPIIQQYSVFISGLYQQDTLKELRQLTIDHLSNLIDRLGGISKDTVLKQMIDFIKRNYNENLKLELLAEVFNYNSAYLGKLFKNYTGEQFNTFLDKIRIDKAKDLLTAGLKVHQVASRVGYANVDYFHSKFKKYTGVSPSSFKGKEKD